The following is a genomic window from Bacteroidia bacterium.
ATATCTTTTGCATCTCTAAAGCAAGCAACACCGAGATAGTAGTAGAGTTCCGGCTTCTTTGGATTTTGGGAAATCAGTGTATTTAAGATGGTTTTTGCCTTGCTATATTCCTCTTTATCAATAGCTTTAATAGCATCTTCAAGAGTTTGGGCGAAAATTTGGTTAGAAAACCAGAACGTAAACAGCAGTAGTAGGTAAAATTTCCAAGATGTTTTTATGCTCATGTTCTTTTTTAGATCAACGGGTTGCAAAGATAGTATTTTCATAGTTATTGAATTTCTTTGGTTTTGAGTTCTACTAAGCGAATAGGCATTGTAGCCGGTAGCAAATCAGCTTTTAAGATGATGCGCTGCCCTTTTTCACCTGCTACAAAGGATGCAAATCCTGTGCCTAAACCGGTTCGGGCTTCTCTACTTACGATGTAAACACTTCGGCGAAACGGATATTGTGCATTCAGAAGATAATATTGAAAAGGTTCGTAGAAATCTGGCTTTCGGCCAACAGATAATACTTTTATTTTTGATAAAAATTGGTTGCTTGTGCTGTCTTCTCCGTCGCTAATCCAAGCCAAGCCAATACAGCCAAGGCTGTTTGGATGGGCAGCAATATAGTTGATAACTTCCTGGGTTGAAGAAACTGCCGAAGCTTTTGGGGTTATTTTTTCGCCGTGTAATAAAGAATCTATCAAATAACGAACGATACTTGAATTTCGGTGATCAAATACCACCTGAATAGGTGCTTTTAAATGTTTGGGGTTGATTTCTGCCCAATTCGTTTTTTTACCGGTCAAAATATCTTTTACATCATCAACATCAATAGTAGAATCTTTTTGGCTTGGATGCACAATAAAACAAACGGCATCGTAGGCGATTTTGGTATTTCTGGGTCTTAGCTGGATTTTATCTAAGGGTTGCTGCTCTTCAGGTGTTAGGGTTCTGGGAATTACAATCAAGCGGACACTATCTTCCATTAGTTTAGAGATAGCATCTGATTCATTGGTGTAAATAGGTTCTATTTTGGCATACTTATAAAGTGCCTCAAAAGTAGATATTTGCGTATCTAACACAGGTTTAAAAGATTCATCCACAGCTATTCGGATTTTACCGGTAGTGGGTGTATCCGTTTCTGACG
Proteins encoded in this region:
- a CDS encoding substrate-binding domain-containing protein, which codes for MTIGLHKLALLWLIFLLISCESGNNGTSETDTPTTGKIRIAVDESFKPVLDTQISTFEALYKYAKIEPIYTNESDAISKLMEDSVRLIVIPRTLTPEEQQPLDKIQLRPRNTKIAYDAVCFIVHPSQKDSTIDVDDVKDILTGKKTNWAEINPKHLKAPIQVVFDHRNSSIVRYLIDSLLHGEKITPKASAVSSTQEVINYIAAHPNSLGCIGLAWISDGEDSTSNQFLSKIKVLSVGRKPDFYEPFQYYLLNAQYPFRRSVYIVSREARTGLGTGFASFVAGEKGQRIILKADLLPATMPIRLVELKTKEIQ